A single genomic interval of Phocoena sinus isolate mPhoSin1 chromosome 15, mPhoSin1.pri, whole genome shotgun sequence harbors:
- the ZFP64 gene encoding zinc finger protein 64 isoform X4: MKDMERHLKIHTGDKPHKCEVCSKCFSRKDKLKTHMRCHTGVKPYKCKTCDYAAADSSSLNKHLRIHSDERPFKCQICPYASRNSSQLTVHLRSHTGDAPFQCWLCSAKFKISSDLKRHMRVHSGEKPFKCEFCNVRCTMKGNLKSHIRIKHSGNNFKCPHCDFLGDSKATLRKHSRVHQSEHPEKCSECSYSCSSKAALRIHERIHCTDRPFKCNYCSFDTKQPSNLSKHVKKFHGDVVKTEASERKDTGRQSSRQVAKLDAKKTFHCDRCDASFMREDSLRSHKRQHSEYNENKSSDVTVLQFQIDPSKQPAAPLTVGHLQVPLQPSQVPQFSEGRVKIIVGHQVPQANTIVQAAAAAVNIVQPALVAQNPEELPGNSRLQILRQVNLIAPPHSSGCPSEAAAMPQPAVLLTTHDQTDGGTLHQTLIPTAPGGPQEGSGNQTFITSSGITCTDFEGLNALIQEGTAEVTVVSDGGQNIAVATTAPPIFSTTSQQELPKQTYSIIQGGAHPALLCPADSIPD, translated from the exons ATGAAGGACATGGAGCGTCATTTAAAAATCCACACGG GAGACAAACCCCACAAGTGTGAAGTCTGCAGCAAGTGCTTCAGCCGGAAGGATAAGCTGAAGACCCACATGCGGTGCCACACGGGCGTGAAGCCTTATAAGTGCAAGACGTGTGACTACGCTGCTGCGGACAGCAGCAGCCTCAACAAGCACCTGCGGATACATTCCGACGAGCGGCCCTTCAAATGCCAGATCTGCCCCTACGCCAGCCGCAACTCCAGCCAGCTCACCGTACACCTCCGGTCCCACACAG GGGACGCCCCCTTCCAGTGCTGGCTCTGTAGCGCCAAGTTCAAAATCAGCTCGGACTTGAAAAGGCACATGCGCGTGCACTCGGGGGAGAAGCCTTTCAAGTGCGAGTTCTGCAATGTCCGCTGCACCATGAAGGGGAACCTCAAGTCGCACATCCGCATCAAGCACAGCGGGAACAACTTCAAGTGTCCGCATTGCGACTTCCTGGGGGACAGCAAGGCCACGCTCCGCAAGCACAGCCGGGTGCACCAGTCCGAGCACCCCGAGAAATGTTCCGAGTGCAGCTACTCCTGTTCCAGCAAGGCCGCCCTGCGCATCCACGAGCGCATCCACTGCACCGACCGCCCCTTCAAGTGCAACTACTGCAGCTTCGACACCAAGCAGCCCAGCAACTTGAGCAAGCACGTGAAGAAGTTCCACGGCGACGTGGTCAAGACCGAGGCCTCGGAGAGGAAAGACACGGGCCGGCAGAGCAGCCGCCAGGTGGCCAAGCTGGACGCCAAGAAGACTTTCCACTGTGATCGGTGCGATGCCTCCTTCATGCGCGAGGACTCGCTCCGCAGCCACAAGCGGCAGCACAGTGAGTACAATGAGAATAAGAGCTCGGATGTGACCGTGCTGCAGTTTCAGATCGACCCCAGCAAGCAGCCCGCCGCGCCCCTCACTGTGGGGCACCTCCAGGTGCCCCTCCAGCCCAGCCAAGTGCCCCAGTTCAGCGAGGGCAGAGTCAAAATCATCGTTGGCCATCAGGTGCCCCAGGCAAACACCATCGTCCAGGCTGCGGCGGCCGCAGTGAACATCGTACAGCCCGCCTTGGTGGCGCAGAACCCAGAGGAACTGCCCGGGAACAGCCGGCTGCAGATCTTACGCCAGGTCAATCTGATCGCCCCTCCTCATTCCTCGGGGTGTCCGAGCGAGGCGGCGGCGATGCCCCAGCCGGCTGTCCTGCTGACCACTCACGACCAGACGGACGGAGGCACTTTGCACCAGACCCTCATCCCCACGGCCCCGGGCGGCCCCCAGGAAGGCTCTGGCAACCAGACTTTCATCACCAGCTCGGGCATTACTTGCACTGACTTCGAAGGCCTGAACGCTCTGATTCAGGAGGGGACCGCTGAAGTGACTGTGGTCAGCGACGGAGGCCAGAACATCGCCGTGGCCACCACGGCTCCGCCCATATTCTCCACCACCTCTCAGCAAGAATTACCCAAGCAGACTTACTCCATCATCCAAGGAGGCGCCCACCCAGCTTTGCTCTGTCCGGCGGATTCCATACCAGACTAG